In the genome of Streptomyces sp. NBC_00190, one region contains:
- a CDS encoding SpoIIE family protein phosphatase gives MGVVEERIGPVRSRDRFLHGESVESVEGSVRSPILSSWQRSRLLGLSPGQSELPFSQDFDPEGPLVRAAEPVLDRLQSIFAGSQMNISLADGHGTVLERRFGEKSMATRLPAIQSTPGFVFAEQFAGTNGIGLTLAERRLCQVYGAEHFAERSQSSACTAIPVRDQISGHIEGVLCLGYPYTDADPSLVPLVRRAAEAIERRLMEQSSARERGLLQAYLDAGSRARISEGTHNGYPLGMDELLQSDLDQNDQMILKQKATELMSAAHRAAVEVSLSHDRRVTLVSRPVTSPSGVEGVVIEALIPEDSERHAPAPTPAHDRPRVTPGPAPTTVRTPGAPRTADSADGMVRGLVLVGEPEVGKYAVAARRRLELLAEASNRIGTTLDVSRTAWELAETAVPRLADFVTIDLPEAVLRGEESHHPTAEMHRAVVHGIREDCPFYPVGQQVTLQPATPHMRCMTTGEPVLDPDLKAALGWISQDPEHAERLLAHNIHSLITVPLLARGVLLGIASFYRSQDPGPYGDDDRSLAQELAARAALCMDNARRYTREHTLALSLQRSLLPRGLPEQGAVEVAHRYLPAESGVGGDWFDVIPLSGTRVALLVGDVVGHGLHAAATMGRLRTAARNFAELELAPDELLTHLDNLMVRLDREEDGDNPAFGSTGIVGATCLYAIYDPTSQLCTMARAGHPPPALVLPDGTVTLLDLPAGPPLGLGGLPFESVEIRLAEHSQLVLYTDGLLDDRHRDVDAALDELRLVLAHPDRAPEDTCQAVLDAVAPEHPADDIALLVARTNAVPSDRIATWDLPSDPALVSDVRAAAVRRLSEWGLDESAFATELLLSELVTNAVRYGTAPIRVRLIRDRALICEVHDASSTAPRMRYAATTDEGGRGLFLVAQLAQAWGTRYTTDGKVIWAECSLDAA, from the coding sequence ATGGGGGTCGTGGAAGAGCGCATCGGCCCCGTGCGTTCCCGTGACCGGTTCCTGCACGGCGAATCGGTCGAGTCGGTCGAGGGGAGCGTGAGAAGTCCGATCCTGAGCTCGTGGCAGCGCAGCCGGCTGCTGGGGCTGTCGCCGGGCCAGTCCGAGCTTCCCTTCTCCCAGGACTTCGACCCGGAGGGTCCGCTCGTCCGCGCCGCCGAGCCCGTCCTCGACCGGCTGCAATCGATCTTCGCGGGCAGCCAGATGAACATCAGTCTCGCCGATGGGCACGGCACGGTGCTCGAACGCCGTTTCGGAGAGAAGTCCATGGCCACCCGCCTGCCCGCGATCCAGAGCACTCCCGGTTTCGTGTTCGCCGAGCAGTTCGCGGGGACGAACGGCATCGGTCTCACGCTCGCGGAGAGGCGGCTCTGCCAGGTCTACGGCGCCGAGCACTTCGCCGAGCGCTCCCAGTCAAGTGCCTGTACCGCGATCCCCGTTCGCGACCAGATCAGCGGGCACATCGAGGGCGTCCTGTGCCTCGGATATCCCTACACCGACGCGGACCCGTCGCTCGTCCCCCTGGTACGCAGGGCGGCCGAGGCCATCGAACGACGGCTGATGGAGCAGAGTTCGGCGCGTGAGCGCGGTCTGCTGCAGGCGTACCTCGATGCCGGGAGCCGGGCCCGGATCAGCGAGGGCACACACAACGGGTACCCCCTCGGAATGGACGAGCTGCTCCAGAGCGACCTGGACCAGAACGACCAGATGATCCTCAAGCAGAAGGCCACCGAGCTGATGTCCGCGGCCCACCGGGCGGCCGTCGAGGTATCGCTGTCCCACGACCGCCGGGTCACCCTCGTGAGCCGTCCCGTGACGAGCCCCTCCGGGGTGGAGGGCGTCGTCATCGAGGCGCTCATCCCCGAGGACTCGGAGCGGCACGCCCCCGCCCCGACGCCCGCCCACGACCGCCCCCGCGTCACACCCGGTCCGGCGCCGACGACGGTCCGTACACCCGGCGCGCCGCGCACCGCCGACTCCGCCGACGGCATGGTCAGAGGACTGGTGCTGGTGGGCGAGCCGGAGGTGGGGAAGTACGCCGTCGCGGCACGACGTCGCCTGGAGCTGCTGGCCGAGGCCAGCAACCGCATCGGCACCACCTTGGACGTGAGCCGCACCGCCTGGGAACTCGCCGAGACTGCGGTCCCGCGCCTGGCCGACTTCGTCACCATCGACCTGCCCGAGGCCGTGCTGCGCGGCGAGGAGTCCCACCACCCCACCGCCGAAATGCACCGTGCGGTGGTCCACGGCATCCGCGAGGACTGCCCCTTCTACCCGGTGGGACAGCAGGTCACCCTGCAGCCGGCCACGCCCCACATGCGCTGCATGACCACGGGGGAACCCGTCCTGGACCCCGACCTGAAGGCCGCCCTCGGCTGGATCTCCCAGGACCCCGAGCACGCCGAACGCCTCCTCGCCCACAACATCCACTCGCTCATCACCGTCCCCCTGCTCGCCCGCGGCGTCCTCCTGGGCATCGCCAGCTTCTACCGTTCGCAGGACCCCGGCCCCTACGGGGACGACGACCGCTCGCTGGCCCAGGAACTCGCCGCCCGCGCCGCCCTCTGCATGGACAACGCCCGCCGCTACACCCGCGAACACACCCTGGCCCTGTCCCTGCAGCGCAGCCTGCTGCCGCGCGGCCTTCCCGAGCAGGGGGCCGTCGAGGTCGCCCACCGCTACCTGCCCGCCGAGTCCGGAGTGGGCGGCGACTGGTTCGACGTCATCCCCCTCTCCGGCACCCGCGTCGCCCTCCTGGTCGGCGATGTCGTCGGCCACGGGCTGCACGCCGCCGCCACGATGGGCCGGCTGCGCACCGCCGCACGCAACTTCGCCGAACTGGAACTCGCCCCCGACGAACTCCTCACCCACCTGGACAACCTGATGGTGCGCCTCGACCGGGAGGAGGACGGGGACAATCCCGCCTTCGGCAGCACCGGCATCGTGGGCGCCACCTGCCTGTACGCCATCTACGATCCCACCTCACAGCTGTGCACCATGGCACGCGCCGGCCACCCTCCGCCCGCGCTGGTCCTACCCGACGGCACCGTGACCCTCCTCGACCTGCCCGCCGGGCCCCCTCTCGGCCTCGGCGGCCTGCCCTTCGAATCGGTCGAGATCCGCCTCGCCGAACACAGCCAGCTGGTCCTCTACACCGACGGACTCCTCGACGACCGCCACCGCGACGTCGACGCGGCCCTCGACGAGCTGCGCCTCGTACTGGCCCACCCGGACCGTGCTCCCGAGGACACCTGCCAAGCGGTCCTCGACGCCGTGGCACCCGAGCATCCCGCCGACGACATCGCGCTGCTCGTCGCCCGCACCAACGCCGTGCCCTCCGACCGGATCGCCACCTGGGACCTGCCCTCCGACCCGGCCCTCGTCTCCGACGTCCGTGCCGCTGCCGTGCGCCGGCTGAGCGAGTGGGGGCTGGACGAGTCCGCTTTCGCCACGGAACTGCTGCTCAGCGAGCTCGTCACGAACGCCGTCCGGTACGGCACCGCGCCCATCCGGGTACGCCTCATCCGCGACCGCGCCCTGATCTGCGAGGTGCACGACGCCAGCAGCACCGCCCCGCGCATGCGTTATGCGGCCACCACGGACGAGGGCGGCCGTGGCCTGTTCCTCGTCGCGCAGCTCGCCCAGGCCTGGGGCACCCGCTACACCACCGACGGCAAGGTCATCTGGGCGGAGTGCAGCCTGGACGCGGCGTGA
- a CDS encoding MFS transporter yields MLAPLALAQFICSFAGSNMNVMINDISTDLNTTVQGVQVAITIFLLVMAALMIPGGKLTDRYGRKKCFLTGLTVYGVGALLSAAAPGLGILILGNSILEGVGTALLIPPVYILTTLLFTGVTSRARAFGTVMALGGVGAAAGPLIGGLITSAISWRAAFVFQALVIALIIMLSRRIKDPLPPDPTRSFDTGGAVLSAVGLILIVTGILAADDNVWLMIGLIVLGALVLLWFFRWVRVQERAGKEPLLSTSLFRNRTSNLGLVTQNIQWLVLMGTSFVVATYLQVVRGYDAIQTGVIFTASTLGLLVSSLAAERLARRWAQRSLVMTGFVVVIAGIVVLLAVVSGSPSAWAFAPGLLLIGLGLGVMLTPSVNVVQSSFPEDRQGEISGLSRSISNLGSSLGTAVVGTILVAGLSTHAYAVSMITLAVLGLVGLAAAAFLPRTRPPAETA; encoded by the coding sequence GTGCTCGCCCCGCTCGCCCTGGCCCAGTTCATCTGCAGCTTCGCCGGCTCGAACATGAACGTGATGATCAACGACATCAGCACGGACCTGAACACCACCGTGCAGGGCGTGCAGGTCGCCATCACGATCTTCCTCCTCGTCATGGCCGCGCTGATGATCCCCGGCGGCAAGCTGACCGACCGCTACGGCCGCAAGAAGTGCTTCCTGACGGGCCTCACCGTGTACGGCGTCGGCGCCCTGCTGAGCGCGGCCGCCCCCGGCCTGGGCATCCTCATCCTCGGCAACTCGATCCTGGAGGGTGTCGGCACCGCGCTGCTCATCCCGCCCGTCTACATCCTCACGACGCTGCTCTTCACGGGAGTGACCTCACGCGCCCGTGCGTTCGGGACCGTCATGGCGCTGGGCGGCGTCGGCGCCGCCGCGGGGCCGCTGATCGGCGGACTCATCACCTCGGCCATCAGCTGGCGGGCGGCCTTCGTGTTCCAGGCCCTGGTGATCGCATTGATCATCATGCTGAGCCGCCGGATCAAGGACCCCCTGCCACCGGATCCCACCCGTTCCTTCGACACCGGCGGGGCGGTCCTCTCGGCCGTCGGCCTCATCCTCATCGTCACGGGGATCCTGGCAGCCGATGACAACGTCTGGCTGATGATCGGTCTGATCGTCCTCGGTGCCCTCGTGCTGCTGTGGTTCTTCCGATGGGTACGTGTGCAGGAACGGGCGGGCAAGGAGCCGCTCCTGTCGACGAGTCTGTTCCGCAACCGCACCTCCAACCTGGGTCTCGTCACGCAGAACATCCAGTGGCTCGTGCTGATGGGGACGTCGTTCGTCGTAGCGACCTACCTCCAGGTCGTCCGCGGATACGACGCGATCCAGACCGGCGTGATCTTCACGGCGTCCACGCTCGGCCTGCTCGTGTCGTCACTGGCGGCCGAACGCCTGGCGAGGCGGTGGGCACAGCGCTCGCTCGTCATGACGGGGTTCGTCGTGGTGATCGCCGGAATCGTCGTCCTGCTCGCCGTGGTCAGCGGCTCCCCCAGTGCCTGGGCCTTCGCCCCCGGACTGCTGCTGATCGGCCTCGGACTCGGTGTGATGCTGACCCCGTCGGTCAACGTCGTGCAGTCGAGCTTCCCGGAGGACCGGCAGGGCGAGATCTCGGGGCTGTCACGCAGCATCTCCAACCTCGGCTCGTCGCTCGGCACCGCGGTCGTCGGCACCATTCTCGTCGCCGGCCTCAGCACCCACGCCTACGCCGTCTCGATGATCACACTGGCAGTCCTGGGGCTCGTCGGCCTCGCCGCGGCGGCGTTCCTCCCCCGGACCCGGCCGCCCGCTGAGACAGCCTGA
- the metE gene encoding 5-methyltetrahydropteroyltriglutamate--homocysteine S-methyltransferase, whose protein sequence is MTDESATAAAQPTVYGYPRQGQNRELKKAVEGYWKSRVSAEALRETARNLRRSNWLQLAEAGITEVPTGDFSYYDHVLDTSVMVGAIPARHRAAVRADALDGYFAMARGTQDVAPLEMTKWFDTNYHYLVPELGPDTAFAADSARQVAELREALALGLAARPVLVGPVTYLLLAKPAPGVATDFEPLTLLDRLLPVYARVLADLRAAGAEWVQLDEPALVQDRTPADLGAAARAYRELGALTDRPKLLVASYFDRLGEALPVLAKAPVEGLALDFTERAAGNLADLAAVGGLPGKRLVAGVVSGRNIWINDYAQSLATLGTLLGLADRVDVAASCSLLHVPLDASAERDIDPQVRRWLAFARQKTAEITTLARGLARGTGAIAAELAANRADLASRAESAITHDPAVRARTAAVTDADGRRAQPYPERAAAQRAHLGLPLLPTTTIGSFPQTTELRTARADLRAGRIDTAGYEERIEAEIREVLAFQEKAGIDVLVHGEPERNDMVQYFAEQLTGYLATQHGWVQSYGTRYVRPPVLAGDVSRPGPMTVRWTAYAQARTAKPVKGMLTGPVTMLAWSFVRDDQPLADTARQVALALRDEVNDLEAAGTSVIQVDEPALRETLPLRAEGHADYLAWATESFRLTTSGVRPDTQIHTHMCYAEFGDILQAIDDLDADVISLEAARSHMQVADELAGAGYPREVGPGVWDIHSPRVPSAAEAAALLRKGLEAIPAERLWVNPDCGLKTRGWPETRVSLEHLVAAAQEVRTEIPAV, encoded by the coding sequence GTGACAGACGAGTCCGCGACCGCGGCAGCGCAGCCCACCGTGTACGGCTACCCCCGGCAGGGGCAGAACCGTGAACTGAAGAAGGCCGTCGAGGGCTACTGGAAGAGCCGCGTCAGTGCCGAAGCCCTCCGTGAGACCGCCCGGAACCTGCGGCGGTCGAACTGGCTCCAGCTCGCTGAGGCCGGCATCACCGAGGTACCGACCGGCGACTTCTCGTACTACGACCACGTGCTGGACACCAGCGTGATGGTCGGCGCGATCCCCGCCCGGCACCGCGCCGCGGTCCGGGCCGACGCCCTCGACGGGTACTTCGCGATGGCGCGCGGCACCCAGGACGTGGCGCCGCTGGAGATGACCAAGTGGTTCGACACCAACTACCACTACCTCGTACCCGAACTCGGCCCCGACACCGCCTTCGCCGCCGACTCCGCCCGGCAGGTGGCGGAGCTGCGCGAGGCCCTCGCCCTCGGGCTGGCCGCCCGGCCCGTGCTGGTCGGCCCGGTCACCTACCTCCTGCTGGCCAAGCCCGCCCCGGGCGTTGCCACCGACTTCGAGCCGTTGACGCTGCTCGACCGGCTGCTGCCCGTCTACGCCCGGGTCCTCGCCGACCTCCGCGCGGCGGGCGCCGAGTGGGTGCAGCTGGACGAGCCCGCCCTCGTCCAGGACCGGACCCCGGCCGACCTGGGCGCCGCGGCCCGCGCCTACCGCGAGCTCGGCGCGCTCACCGACCGGCCCAAGCTGCTGGTCGCCTCGTACTTCGACCGGCTGGGCGAGGCGCTGCCGGTGCTGGCCAAGGCGCCCGTCGAAGGGCTGGCGCTGGACTTCACCGAGCGGGCCGCCGGCAACCTCGCCGATCTCGCCGCCGTGGGCGGCCTGCCCGGCAAGCGGCTGGTCGCGGGCGTCGTGAGCGGCCGCAACATCTGGATCAACGACTACGCGCAGTCCCTCGCGACGCTGGGCACCCTGCTGGGGCTCGCCGACCGCGTCGACGTCGCCGCGTCCTGCTCCCTCCTCCACGTCCCGCTGGACGCCTCCGCTGAACGGGACATCGACCCGCAGGTCCGGCGCTGGCTGGCCTTCGCCCGTCAGAAGACCGCCGAGATCACCACCCTGGCCAGGGGTCTGGCTCGGGGAACCGGTGCGATCGCGGCCGAACTCGCCGCCAACCGGGCCGATCTCGCGTCCCGCGCCGAGTCGGCGATCACCCACGACCCGGCGGTACGGGCCCGGACCGCGGCCGTCACCGACGCCGACGGCCGCCGCGCCCAGCCGTACCCCGAACGGGCCGCCGCCCAGCGCGCCCACCTCGGCCTGCCCCTCCTGCCCACCACCACCATCGGGTCGTTCCCGCAGACCACCGAACTGCGCACCGCCCGCGCCGATCTGCGTGCCGGACGCATCGACACGGCCGGCTACGAGGAGCGCATCGAGGCCGAGATCCGCGAGGTCCTCGCCTTCCAGGAGAAGGCGGGCATCGACGTACTCGTGCACGGCGAGCCCGAGCGCAACGACATGGTCCAGTACTTCGCCGAACAGCTCACCGGCTACCTCGCCACGCAGCACGGCTGGGTCCAGTCCTACGGGACCCGCTACGTCCGCCCGCCGGTCCTCGCCGGTGACGTCTCCCGCCCCGGGCCGATGACCGTCCGCTGGACGGCGTACGCACAGGCCCGGACGGCCAAGCCGGTCAAGGGCATGCTCACCGGCCCGGTCACCATGCTCGCCTGGTCCTTCGTGCGCGACGACCAGCCGCTCGCCGACACCGCGCGCCAGGTCGCCCTCGCCCTGCGCGACGAGGTGAACGACCTCGAGGCCGCGGGGACCTCGGTGATCCAGGTGGACGAGCCCGCCCTGCGCGAGACCCTCCCGCTGCGCGCCGAGGGCCACGCCGACTACCTCGCCTGGGCCACCGAATCGTTCCGTCTCACCACGAGCGGGGTCCGGCCGGACACCCAGATCCACACCCACATGTGCTACGCGGAGTTCGGCGACATCCTGCAGGCCATCGATGACCTCGACGCCGATGTCATCAGTCTGGAAGCGGCCCGCTCGCACATGCAGGTCGCCGACGAACTCGCGGGTGCGGGCTACCCGCGCGAGGTCGGCCCCGGGGTGTGGGACATCCACTCGCCGCGCGTGCCGTCCGCCGCGGAAGCGGCCGCCCTGCTGCGCAAGGGGCTGGAGGCGATCCCGGCCGAGCGGCTGTGGGTCAATCCCGACTGCGGCCTGAAGACCCGCGGCTGGCCCGAGACCCGGGTTTCCCTGGAGCACCTGGTCGCCGCGGCCCAGGAGGTCCGTACGGAAATTCCCGCCGTCTGA
- a CDS encoding sugar ABC transporter ATP-binding protein has product MHDAPDTSMGPPSPSPARFDEPLVRMRGLGKRFGGTLALASVDLDIHRGSVLALLGPNGAGKSTLIKVLAGVHHADEGEVTVAGHPLGSHGATRAMSFIHQDLGLVEWMTVAENIALGTGYPRRCGLVSWRQARVRCEDALRIVAGHLDADARIADLAPAERSLVAIARALAARAELIVLDEPTATLPAEDCARLFDVLHALRDRGHGILYVSHRLDEVYKVADSFAVLRDGRLVARGPLAGYGPARLVRAIVGREPAGYAPATTSAAVRAAGPPLLSLDSLSTAYTEGVSLDLRAGEILGMVGLTGAGHMDLGRALAGARPVLGGRALLDGRPYHPRTVSDALDSGVGLVAGNRQEEGCAAELTVRENFLANPRAAGVPALRWISPRRERAEATALIDRFSVHPRDSEVPIATLSGGNQQKVMVGRSLRGSLRLLILEEPTASVDVGAKATIYRLLDDALASGLAVLLISTDFEEVAKVCHRALVFVRGTVGAELTGDALTVTELTRTASAMPPITGAATSR; this is encoded by the coding sequence GTGCATGACGCTCCCGACACCTCGATGGGCCCGCCCTCACCCTCGCCCGCGCGCTTCGACGAACCCCTCGTCCGCATGCGCGGTCTCGGCAAGCGGTTCGGCGGCACTCTCGCGCTGGCCTCGGTCGACCTCGACATCCACCGGGGCAGCGTCCTCGCCCTGCTGGGTCCCAACGGCGCCGGGAAGTCCACCCTGATCAAGGTGCTCGCGGGGGTCCACCACGCCGACGAGGGCGAGGTGACGGTGGCCGGGCACCCGCTCGGCTCCCACGGCGCCACCCGCGCCATGTCCTTCATCCACCAGGACCTCGGTCTCGTCGAGTGGATGACGGTGGCCGAGAACATCGCCCTGGGCACCGGCTACCCACGGCGCTGCGGACTGGTCTCCTGGCGGCAGGCCCGAGTGCGCTGCGAAGATGCCCTGCGGATCGTCGCCGGGCATCTGGACGCCGACGCCCGGATCGCCGACCTCGCCCCCGCCGAACGCTCGCTGGTCGCCATCGCCCGCGCCCTGGCCGCACGGGCCGAGCTCATCGTCCTCGACGAGCCGACCGCCACCCTCCCCGCCGAGGACTGCGCCCGGCTGTTCGACGTACTGCACGCCCTGCGCGACCGCGGACACGGCATCCTCTACGTCAGCCACCGGCTCGACGAGGTGTACAAGGTCGCCGACTCGTTCGCCGTCCTGCGTGACGGCCGCCTGGTCGCCCGGGGTCCGCTCGCCGGATACGGTCCCGCCCGCCTCGTGCGCGCCATCGTGGGCCGCGAACCGGCCGGATACGCCCCCGCCACCACCTCCGCCGCCGTGCGTGCCGCCGGCCCGCCCCTCCTCAGCCTCGACAGCCTGAGCACCGCGTACACCGAAGGGGTCAGCCTCGACCTGCGGGCCGGCGAGATCCTCGGCATGGTGGGTCTGACCGGCGCGGGCCACATGGACCTGGGCCGCGCCCTCGCCGGCGCCCGGCCGGTCCTCGGCGGACGGGCGCTGCTCGACGGCCGGCCGTACCACCCCCGTACGGTCTCGGACGCCCTCGACTCCGGCGTCGGCCTCGTGGCCGGCAACCGTCAGGAGGAAGGCTGCGCCGCCGAACTGACCGTACGGGAGAACTTCCTGGCGAACCCCCGGGCAGCCGGCGTGCCCGCGCTGCGCTGGATCAGCCCGCGGCGCGAGCGCGCCGAGGCCACCGCGCTGATCGACCGGTTCTCGGTGCACCCCCGCGACAGCGAGGTGCCCATCGCCACCCTGTCCGGCGGCAACCAGCAGAAAGTGATGGTCGGGCGGTCGCTCCGGGGGAGCCTGCGCCTGCTCATCCTCGAGGAGCCGACCGCCAGCGTGGACGTCGGTGCCAAGGCGACGATCTACCGGCTGCTCGATGACGCGCTGGCCTCCGGCCTGGCGGTACTGCTCATCTCCACCGATTTCGAAGAGGTCGCCAAGGTGTGCCACCGCGCTCTGGTCTTCGTCCGCGGGACCGTGGGCGCCGAGCTGACCGGCGACGCCCTCACCGTCACCGAACTCACCCGGACCGCTTCGGCCATGCCCCCCATCACCGGAGCCGCGACGAGCCGATGA
- a CDS encoding cyclase family protein encodes MSSNPAEAPTPPPAGPGGGAAVSRQEFDALFEAVRAWGRWATADRGAWNRVTAGHVRRSADLIRSGTVVPMGLPWDTLPGPDNAKPALHYMSDLGDVEAPEPTTYKDFLAVDYHGKGVSHLDALSHVAYRGQLYDGHTAREEIDAGGARFGAVQALGPLVTKGVLLDLPAALGVAWLEPGHAVHAEDVVAAEKALDVTIGGGDAVLLRSGRFRRRREAGPWNSDTASAGWHVDAMPLLAERAIALLGADGDSDVRPSPVEGLHSPVHALAVTAMGVPLLDNLDLEALSAACAEAGRYEFMLVVTPLNVPGGTGSPVNPVAIL; translated from the coding sequence ATGAGCAGCAACCCCGCCGAGGCCCCCACTCCCCCACCGGCCGGTCCCGGTGGCGGGGCCGCCGTCTCCCGCCAGGAGTTCGACGCACTGTTCGAGGCGGTCCGCGCATGGGGCCGGTGGGCCACAGCCGACCGCGGCGCGTGGAACAGGGTGACAGCGGGCCACGTGCGGAGGTCGGCCGACCTGATCCGGTCCGGGACGGTCGTCCCGATGGGGCTGCCCTGGGACACCCTGCCCGGACCGGACAACGCGAAGCCCGCGCTGCACTACATGTCCGACCTGGGCGACGTGGAGGCCCCGGAACCAACCACCTACAAGGACTTCCTCGCCGTGGACTACCACGGCAAAGGCGTGAGCCATCTCGACGCACTGTCACACGTCGCCTACCGAGGGCAACTCTACGACGGCCACACGGCGCGCGAGGAGATCGATGCCGGGGGTGCCCGCTTCGGCGCCGTGCAAGCGCTCGGCCCCCTGGTCACCAAGGGCGTACTCCTCGACCTGCCCGCCGCCCTCGGGGTCGCGTGGCTGGAACCCGGGCACGCGGTTCACGCGGAGGACGTCGTCGCCGCGGAGAAGGCCCTCGACGTGACGATCGGGGGCGGCGACGCGGTGCTGCTGCGGTCCGGGCGCTTCCGCCGCCGCAGGGAGGCCGGCCCCTGGAACTCCGACACGGCGAGCGCGGGCTGGCACGTGGACGCCATGCCGCTGCTGGCCGAGCGCGCCATCGCCCTGCTCGGCGCCGACGGGGACAGCGACGTACGGCCGTCGCCGGTCGAGGGCCTGCACTCCCCCGTCCACGCGCTCGCCGTCACGGCCATGGGAGTGCCGCTGCTGGACAACCTCGACCTCGAAGCACTCTCGGCCGCCTGTGCCGAGGCGGGCCGTTACGAGTTCATGCTCGTCGTGACGCCGCTGAACGTCCCCGGCGGGACGGGCTCACCCGTCAATCCGGTCGCGATCCTGTGA
- a CDS encoding ABC transporter permease — protein sequence MTIPPSLRSLADRLHGHLLGTYGLLALACLLFLVFSLALPGTFPTRDNVSSILSNQSIPAIVALGATIPIATGKFDLSIGYGLGLAHVMVMHLIVNEGWPWPVACLAVVVGGVVAGALNGVIVEFGQIDSFIATLGTGSMMYACTGWITDGTRIVPGPDGLPASFTDVYDSRFLGLPLPAFYVLAITAVLWVVLERLPLGRYLYVIGSNPRTAGIIGIPTRTYSIYAFAGSGLVVGFAGVLLAAQQQTGNPSVGLDYLLPAFVGALLGSTTIRPGRANALGTLVAVAVLAVGLAGIGQLGAQFWATPLFNGMTLLIAVGLAGYEARRRLRSGAAATRRSPADSRPQSRP from the coding sequence ATGACCATCCCTCCCTCGCTCCGGTCCCTGGCCGACCGCCTGCACGGCCATCTCCTCGGCACCTACGGCCTCCTGGCCCTCGCCTGCCTGCTCTTCCTGGTCTTCTCCCTCGCTCTGCCCGGCACCTTCCCCACCCGGGACAACGTCTCCTCGATCCTCTCCAACCAATCCATCCCCGCGATCGTCGCGCTCGGCGCGACGATCCCCATCGCCACCGGCAAGTTCGACCTGTCCATCGGCTACGGGCTGGGCCTCGCGCACGTCATGGTGATGCACCTCATCGTCAACGAGGGCTGGCCCTGGCCCGTCGCCTGCCTCGCGGTGGTCGTCGGAGGCGTGGTGGCCGGCGCTCTCAACGGCGTCATCGTCGAGTTCGGGCAGATCGACTCCTTCATCGCCACGCTCGGCACCGGCAGCATGATGTACGCCTGCACCGGCTGGATCACCGACGGCACCCGGATCGTCCCGGGCCCGGACGGCCTGCCGGCCTCCTTCACCGACGTCTACGACTCCAGATTCCTCGGCCTGCCGCTGCCCGCCTTCTACGTCCTCGCCATCACAGCCGTCCTCTGGGTGGTTCTGGAGCGGCTGCCGCTCGGCCGGTACCTGTACGTCATCGGCTCCAACCCGCGCACCGCCGGCATCATCGGCATCCCCACCCGCACCTACTCCATCTACGCGTTCGCCGGTTCGGGCCTGGTCGTCGGCTTCGCCGGGGTGCTGCTCGCCGCCCAGCAGCAGACCGGCAACCCGAGCGTCGGGCTGGACTACCTGCTGCCCGCCTTCGTCGGTGCGCTGCTCGGGTCCACCACGATCAGACCCGGCCGTGCCAACGCGCTCGGCACCCTCGTGGCCGTCGCCGTCCTCGCCGTGGGCCTCGCCGGCATCGGCCAGCTCGGCGCCCAGTTCTGGGCCACGCCGCTGTTCAACGGCATGACCCTGCTCATCGCCGTCGGCCTGGCCGGCTACGAGGCCCGCCGCCGCCTGCGCAGCGGCGCCGCCGCGACCCGCCGCTCCCCCGCGGACAGCCGCCCCCAGAGCCGCCCCTAG